The Polyangium aurulentum genomic interval ACACGGCTCGCACGGGTCGCACGGGTCGCACGGGTCGCACGGGTCGCACGGGTCGCACGGCTCACACGGCTCGCACGGAAGCTGGTAGCGGCGCTTCTACAGCCCCCAACCCTCGGTCCCCGACGGATCGGGGGGCTCGCGTCGTTCAGGGCGAGTGGACGGGTCTGCCCTCGTTCGTCCGTCCACTTGCAGCGTTGATCCCGTTCGTCTGTCCCAACGTCCCCGAGGCTTCCAGGTTTCGCGCTCGATCTCGGGTCGAGATCGGCTATGGATCCGCTTGCGGACGGAGCGCGCCTCCGTATACTTCCGCTCCCTTGTTTCCCGGCGGGGCCGCCGGAGAAGCAGATTTCGAGGGCAACGAGCATGTACGCGGTCATCAAGACGGGCGGCAAGCAGTACCGGGTCTCCGAAGGACAGGTTCTGCGCGTCGAGAAGCTGAACGGGAACGCTGGCGATACGGTCACCTTTAGCGAGGTCCTCCTCGTCGGCGGCGAGTCGACGAAGGTGGGTCAGCCGCTCGTCCAGGGAGCGCAGGTCTCGGCGCAGATCACGGCGCAGGATCGCGGCAAGAAGATCGTGATCTTCAAGTTCCGGCGCCGGAAGAACTACCGTCGCAAGACGGGCCATCGGCAGCCGTACACCGAGCTCAAGATCACTGGCATCAGCGCCTAAGCAGGAGGCACCTCAATGGCTCACAAAAAAGGCGGCGGCTCATCCCGCAACGGCCGCGATTCCAATTCGCAAAAGCGCGGGGTGAAGGTCTACGCGGGGACCACGGTCCCGGCGGGCAGCATCCTGGTTCGTCAGGTCGGTTCGACCATCCATGCCGGCAACAACGTCGGCACCGGCAGGGACTTCACGCTGTTCGCCCTCGTGGACGGCATCGTGAAGTACGAGTGGAAGTCGAACACGAAGAAGAAGGTCTCGGTTTACCCGTCGTGACGCAGCTCGAGCGGCAAGTCCGCTCGGCTGACAGCGATGGGCAGAAGAGGCGAGGCACCCTCGAGCGAGGGCGCTTCGCCTTTTTGCATTTTCGGAAAGCGAGCAGGCGGTGAAGTACAAGCTCCTCGCGCTGGATCTCGACGGAACGCTCTTGCGTCGTGACGGCACCCTTCACGAGCGGGATCGCTGGGCGATCGCGCGGCTTCAGTCGGCGGGCGTGCGCGTCACGATCGCGACAGGGCGCCTCTACTCGGGCTCGCGTGCGGCTGCAGAGGCGGCGCGCATCGAGGGGCCCATCGCGTGCGTCGACGGCAGCCACATCGTCGATGCGCGCGACCACAGCGAGATATCTCATGTGGGGCTCGTCGGCGAGCACGCGCTCGCGTTGCGCCGCGTGCTCGAGCGACACGCGACCGCGAGCTTCATGTTCGCGCACGACAGCATCGTGCACGACGAGGCCGGAGAGCCGTTCAGCGGCTACGTGCGCACCTGGTCACCGAACATCAGCGTGGTCGATCGCGTGACGAGCCACCCGTACTGGGAGCACGAGCGCGGCATCCTCGCCGTCGTGGGGATCGGATCCGAGGCGCACGTGAAGGCGGCCGCGGAGGAGCTGCAGAGCGAGCTCGCAGATGCGGCGTTCGTCATTCGCTTCGCGGTGCACCGCACGGGCGACATGCACGCGATGGTGGTGCGCGCGAACGGGCCCACGAAGGGCACCGCGGTCGCGTGGCTCGCCGAGCACTACGGATGCACGCCTGCAGATGTCGTCGCGGTCGGCGACTGGCTGAACGACGTGCCCATGTTCAAGGTGGCCGGACGATCGTTCGCGATGGTGCGCGCGCCCGAGGCCGTGAAGCAGGCCGCGACCGATCTGCTCGACGCGGACGGCGCCGAGGAAGCCGGCGTCGCGCAGGCCATCGAGCGCGCCTGGGGCACGCTCTAACAGCGCTTTCCGTTCGAAGACGGTGGGTTCGCGAAGGGCATGCAGCCGTTCGAGGGCGGGCCGGCGGGCGGGTGCACGAGGTAGAACAGGCGCTCGACCTCGACCATCAACTCGCGGGCGCCGAGGGGCTTGGCGAGGAAGGCGTCGGCCCCTGCCTGCGCGGCCTCCTCGCGGGCCTTGCGCTGCCCCGAGATGACCAGGAAGCGGCACGTGTAGCCCCGCGCCCGCGCCTCCGCGATGAACTCGGTCCCGCTCATCGTGGGCATGCGCTGATCGACCACGACGACGTCGACCCGCTCGAGCTTGCTCAGCGCCTCGGCCGGCGCGAGCGCCTCGCGGACCTCGCATCCCTCCGCCGCCAGGACCATCCCCAGGAGCTTGAGGATGTCCGGATCGTCGTCGACGACGAGCACCACCGGCGGGCGCGATCTCCAGGTCCGCACACCTCGAATGGTAGCTGTGTTTCCGTACGCTTCCAAAGTTGAAACACGATCGGATGTTAGATTTTAGACACTCATCCGGGCTTGCGCGGCGCCGTTGCAGGCTCGGACGGCGCGCGAGGGCACGCTCGTCGCGGACGTAATGCGCGCGCGAGGGCTCGACGTGGGTGTCTCGAAGTGCGTCGCGCGGCCCGGGGAGACTCGCGAGGGATGCGAGCTGGGCCGCGCGATGGTGCGGGGTGGGGAGATCAGGCCTTGCGCTGCTGCGTGGCCGCGGCGAGCTGCTGCTGCTGCTGCTGGAGGAACTGCGCGACGAGGCGCGAGCGCTCGATCGCGAACTGCTTGACCTCTTTGCTGGGCGCGCCGGCGAGGGCGTTGAGCAGCTTGGTGACCTTCTCGATCTGGCGCGACTGGAAGAGGGCCTCGAAGTAGTTGTTCGCGATGCGAACGTCGCGGCTCATCTTCGCCTCGTGCGGCTGGAGCAGCCGGATGACGGCCTCGAGGTCGCCCTTCTGGCCGTAGAGCGCCGAGAGGCAGAGCAGCGCGATGGTGTCGTCGGGAGCGGTCTCGACGCCCTTCTTGGCGTAGGCGATGGCGCGGTCGCGCGTGGCGTCGTCGTTCGCGTAGAAGCCCTGCAGCGCGATGTACGGCGCGGCCGACTTCTTCTCGGCGGCGAGCTTCTCGATCTCGGCGATCGCGGCGTCCTCGCCGTCGCGGCCCTTCAGGTACTGGAAGAGGTAGGCCCACGCGTCGATGAAGCCGACGTTGATCTCGATGGCCTTCTCGACGAACTCGCGCTCCTTCGCCTCGTCCTTCTTGAGCTGGTAGACCTTGGCGAGGTGCAGCGAGGGCGTGGGGTTGTCCTTCAGCAGGTTCTGCGCGCCCTTCAGCGTGCCCTCGGCCTTGTCGAGCTTCTCCTGCGAGAGCTGCGCGATGCCGAGGTAGAGCCAGTCCTCGCCCGTGCCGCCCTTGGCGACGACCTTGGAGAGCACCTGCTCGGCGCGCTGCAGGCGGTTGTACTTGAGCAGCTCCTGCGCGTAGATGCGCGCGCGGTTGAGGTCGTCGGGCTGCTCCTGCCAGTGCTTGTCGAGACCGGCGAGCAGGTCCTCGAGGCCGATCGCGATGGGGCGGCCCTGGTCGTCCTGCACCTGGACCGCGGGGCCGTTGAAGCCGAGCAGCTTCCACATCTGCTCGGGCGTCACCACCGTGGGGCCCTGGTCGAGCAGCGGCTTCAGCTCGTCGTCGACCTTCGAGAGCGGGATGACGATGAGGGCATTGCCCGGCACGCCGTTCGGGAATGCGCTCACCGGCGCCATGATCGCCGCGCCCCCCGAGATCTGAAGCCCTGCTGCCGTCGCACCCTGCTGTCCGCCGTTGGTCGTCGCCATTGATCGCTCCACTGCTTCTTGATTCGTCGCCGGGCGCAGCCCCGGGCTCGCATGAATCCGTTTTGAACGAGGGGCCGGGAAGCTAGCAGGACGGGCAGAGCGCGGCAACGGCCTGATCAGGCGCCGCGCAGCCTCATCGCGAGCCCCGTCAGGCGCTCCTCTTTTCGCGTCTGGGAGAGCGCGAGCGACAGCGCCCGCGGGTCGGCCACGAGGACGACGAGACGCTTGCCGCGCGTGACGGCGGTGTAGAGCAGGTTGCGCGAGAGCATCACGAAATGCGCTGTCAGCAGCGGGATCACGACGGCCGGATACTCGCTGCCCTGGCTCTTGTGGATGCTCGTCGCGTAGGCGAGGACCAGCTCGTCGAGCTCGCTGGCTTCGTACGCGACATCCCGCCCATCGAACTGGACCGTGAGCGTGTGCGCCTCGGCGTCGACCGCGGAGACGAGCCCGACGTCGCCGTTCCACACCTCGCGATCGTAGTCGTTGCGGAGCTGCATCACCTTGTCGCCGAGACGGAAGGTGCGCGCGCCGCGCGTCACCGAAGGTCCTGTTGGATTCAGCGCGGCTTGCAGCGTCTCGTTCAGCGCGATGGCGCCCGCGGGACCTCTGT includes:
- the rplU gene encoding 50S ribosomal protein L21 → MYAVIKTGGKQYRVSEGQVLRVEKLNGNAGDTVTFSEVLLVGGESTKVGQPLVQGAQVSAQITAQDRGKKIVIFKFRRRKNYRRKTGHRQPYTELKITGISA
- the rpmA gene encoding 50S ribosomal protein L27, with product MAHKKGGGSSRNGRDSNSQKRGVKVYAGTTVPAGSILVRQVGSTIHAGNNVGTGRDFTLFALVDGIVKYEWKSNTKKKVSVYPS
- a CDS encoding HAD hydrolase family protein: MKYKLLALDLDGTLLRRDGTLHERDRWAIARLQSAGVRVTIATGRLYSGSRAAAEAARIEGPIACVDGSHIVDARDHSEISHVGLVGEHALALRRVLERHATASFMFAHDSIVHDEAGEPFSGYVRTWSPNISVVDRVTSHPYWEHERGILAVVGIGSEAHVKAAAEELQSELADAAFVIRFAVHRTGDMHAMVVRANGPTKGTAVAWLAEHYGCTPADVVAVGDWLNDVPMFKVAGRSFAMVRAPEAVKQAATDLLDADGAEEAGVAQAIERAWGTL
- a CDS encoding response regulator, with the translated sequence MRTWRSRPPVVLVVDDDPDILKLLGMVLAAEGCEVREALAPAEALSKLERVDVVVVDQRMPTMSGTEFIAEARARGYTCRFLVISGQRKAREEAAQAGADAFLAKPLGARELMVEVERLFYLVHPPAGPPSNGCMPFANPPSSNGKRC
- a CDS encoding tetratricopeptide repeat protein encodes the protein MATTNGGQQGATAAGLQISGGAAIMAPVSAFPNGVPGNALIVIPLSKVDDELKPLLDQGPTVVTPEQMWKLLGFNGPAVQVQDDQGRPIAIGLEDLLAGLDKHWQEQPDDLNRARIYAQELLKYNRLQRAEQVLSKVVAKGGTGEDWLYLGIAQLSQEKLDKAEGTLKGAQNLLKDNPTPSLHLAKVYQLKKDEAKEREFVEKAIEINVGFIDAWAYLFQYLKGRDGEDAAIAEIEKLAAEKKSAAPYIALQGFYANDDATRDRAIAYAKKGVETAPDDTIALLCLSALYGQKGDLEAVIRLLQPHEAKMSRDVRIANNYFEALFQSRQIEKVTKLLNALAGAPSKEVKQFAIERSRLVAQFLQQQQQQLAAATQQRKA